The sequence TTTTGGTCATTGCGACTTCTCTGTGGTAGATGCTTTGCCCTATTTGGAAAATGACAACATAATGAGAGAACATTAGTGGGCACATTCAACTAAGGTGCTAACGTGAACAAAATGCACATCTTGTCAACCTCAACACGGGCAAAGGGCCAACATATCATTTGAAACATGTCAGCATTCTTGTCCACTGTCCTGCTTTTTCCATTCTGTCATAACAACCAATCTGTGCTTGAATGTGACctcaatggggggggggggtccaagtGCACACGGAGACCCGGCTTCCAATCCGACCCGCGGTCATTTCCCAATctcctcctatctctctcttccactcacttcctgtcaatctccactatcctgaATAAAGATAGAAAGCCCATATATATGGGCTTTTatgagttttgttttttttcaatagGTTTTTCGTCCGTCTTGTAAGTGTTGACATCTTGCTGTGCTAGAATGTAATGGTGTCAGCCTCCTCCCATTCCCAACCCCAGGTCATAGCGTGGTGAACTCGTTTGGCTGGTTTGACTCAAGAAAGGAAATTAAATCTCTGTTTTCTGAGCAAGCGAGAGGTTCGTTGCTAtttcagagaaagaaaaagtatCCAGTGGCACAAAACACCTTTGTTCAGTCTTTCAGGATTCTGTTTTACGGGACCTGTGCACAGGTTTCCCACTTAATCACAGCAGATGAACTCACACAAAAGTCCCATCAAAATCATGTGACATCATGTGAAATGTTTGAGTGGTTTTAGCCTAGCTTTGGGTGACTGACGTTTAAAGTGCttatcagtgttttttttttccgatTCCCAGCCGTTTTGTTCAGCTCCAGCGATTTGGTCTTTCTAGAAGGCCTACTGTCTGACATTGGAAATAAATCCCTGTTTCACAGCAAGCCCGATGCCTCCAGGGCCAGGGGATTTTAGGATTAGCAGGATGGTGGAGACATGATTGATGAAGTTTTTCTCCTTTTGTCCTGTAACAAACAACTTGTAGCACAACATTTTCAGTGGACCACAAGGGGGTGATAGAGTTTCTGTTATCAATTGTTACAGGGAAGGTAGTCTGGAAGACAATCAGATATCTTGGCTGTTTGTTGCTGAATGGTCTGCTTACTATTTATTTACTATACTATATCTGGCAAATTTTCAACAAGCTATCATTACTGCAACTGAAGTAATTTAGTGACAAGCAGAACTTGATTTAATGGAGTTGATCTACCTCACCTTGTGCTCATAGGGAGGTGCAACTGTTCTGCTTGCTGGTCTCCTAAACAAAGCTTGCCTTGTAGCATTTGCAAGTTTGTGCTTGTTCTGAGAAAAGAGGCGCTCATGAGTTGTACTTGGAACCCATATGCCTGCGGTCCTGATTTTCCAGGCAAAGCATGTAGTGTTTCCAGTtgaacaaaaaaatattgttgttGCCAACATCATTACAGTGGCACTCTAAAAACCTGTCATGCCACCCTTTTCATATCTTAAAGAATTAATGcttatgctttgtgtgtgtgtgtgtgtgtgcgtgcgtgcgtgcgtgtgtgcgtgcgtgcgtgagtgcgtgcggagacagagagagtaagaCGTTGTAATTGTAAGTCCCTGTCCGTCAAATAACCTGCTTGACAAAGCCCTAAAGGATCGTATGACCTAGGTGTGGGGGAAGCTTGTTTTTCAGCTGTTGCATTTTGAGCAGGACTCAGGAGGAGCTGAGTGATGCAATTTGTGCAAGTCGTCTGGAGGTCACGTCAGGAAGCCCCCTCGCTGAGTCGGACGGTCGGCAGCCGGCAGGTTGTTCAACCCGCACCGACACCACgtggggggaggtggaggggccAATCACCCTGAATAATCACCGCCGGCGCAAGTGGTGCCACACACCCGCTGATTCTACATTGACAAAGCCCTTTCAAAGTCCACCTGGGTGCCGCTGATGTCATGTCTGACACACTGAGGGTTGCCCGTGGATCAGGAGTCATAAGGTTTCATTCTGGGGATATCATTATGAAATACATCTGAATGTCTTTTGGGCTTTTACTTCAATCTTTTAGGCCTATCACCTGATGTATCTAAATAATGACTATATAATTCCATTGAATTGACCCATAGACAAATTTGGAATTGTTAAGGAATGCTTTGGGTGGTGGGTCTGCCTAAATGGTAGTTTGAGTTGTTGAAATGCTCTTGGAAAAACCCTAATTTTCTATTCATTTAGTGAtagttcttttttattattttttccccccatgaaatatttccatgtgtgtgtcgtgAATTATTATTTGTACACATTATCAGGAAAATTATGTTCATAGCTATTTGAAATATTAGTTACGCTTATTTGGTCTTGCCAGTTtgccaaaacacacactaaagattacaataaaaaaatatagtTTATTCCAAAACAATTTGGATACTGGAATCTCACATAGGCTATTTACACTTCATGCACAGTTGGAACACCAATGTCTTCCTAACTAGTTCAAGTTCCATATTGATGAAAATCTCTGTGGGACAATGCTGAACATAAAAAAGCATGTAACTTGTAAAATGTTTACATGTAACCTGGTAAAATTCCTGTTTGTCCGGTGACTGTAAAcaattttaaatatgtatttgtAGATGTTACGGGTTAAGCAAATTCAACTTTCTTTTACTAAAGAAAAGTCCTGTCTGTGCATCCAACATGCCTTCAAGTAAAGCACACAAAATAACAGTGCTCATTGTTGTGTCTCAGAAAATTGAGACATTTgttacaaaagaaaacaaaatgctcttgtaagaaagaaaagaaacaaagcAGCTATTTGCTGAAAAGCATTTCAGTTAACAGTTCTAGAAGGTCTGTCTGGCCAATCACGGGCCTGAAGAAGAGTTCTGTGATGAGGCTGGGGgtgatggcgttcagagaggagGCCGTCAAGAGGATGCGAGCGAAGCGTCCCCTGTCGTtgggatgaagtggaagaaggaCTTCTCTTAATGCGTGCTGGGCCTGCTGTTGTAAGCCCTCAATGAACAGGGTGGCTTTCAGGTCAGGAACATCTGTTTTAAGAGACAACCAAAAGACCAGTCAgtcaagaaaaaaagacagccaTACTTGTATACAGGATTGCATTTACTTCTAGTTGGGACAGTATGTCATCAACTCATTAAATTCGTTTTGATAGTATTTAGATCTGAGTGAGCTGACAATCAGTGAATGAGTGTGGAATGAGGATACATACCAGGATTAAATATCATGGTGCCTTTCAGGTAAGCATACTCCTTTGGACTCAGATCGAGACTCCAGAATTTCTTCAGGCAGGACTTGAGCGTGTTAACCCCAGCCAGAGGGGGCTGCTCCATCTGCATGCTTGTGTTTTCGTGACAGTTGAGCAGGATTCGTTTCAGCATGCTGGCCGCGGGGGTATCTGTAACTTCGAAGCTCACCCTCTCTTGAGCCAAACCAAGAATGAACAATGGCGCCCAGCAACTCCGGAGGAGTGCAAGTTGATCCTTTGGTGGAAGCTGATGGAAAGCTGGCAAACTCTTCATGAAGTTGATTGTTTTGACTAGCACGTCCGAGGCCGTTTTACAAGTCTCGCCGGGTGTTTTCAAACACACTGTCCTTCGCATCTCGCAGTGACATCTGCGCGGCGCAAATGTGTAGTTCAGGTTGTTGTCAACAGGCTCATTATCCGTCCGGCTGAGGATGTTAAAAAGAATAGCATTTGGCTGTATGTTGTCCTCTGTGCAATAGCACTCGTACTCCATTCCTTTGAAgcgaaaaataacaaaaactcTGCATCAAATACTTAgcaaacaacgtagcctacaCCACCGACCGTTTTGGTCAAGGGGGAATTCTCTTTGTTGGACTGGCAGTTACGCACCTGCTTCTAACTGTCGTTTTCCAATACACCAGGCCAATTTATAGTCGTGAGTTGTGAACATTGACCTCAAATAGTAATCTCACTCTCAGAAAAACAACTCGTTGTTTAACCATTGATTTCGTTCAAGAGTGATAAGAGTTTCTCAATGAATGCCCATTGCCAGATGGTCTTGCTCCAGGGCGGGGGTGAGGTTAGTTCTATATCTTCCTCTTGGTCATCCCCGCAGGCAGTACCAAGCTACCAAGGCCTGTGACTATAATTAAATTGATACAGTGACTACAGCCAGGCGGGaagccaaaacaaacaaagtccTGGGTCAACGAACTCATCTAATCTTTCCGAGATGGTGCCTGTTGACACTACTCAGAAATAATGAGCTATTGATAGTTTTGTTAGTTCTATAGCCTTAGCCTCACATTTAGTCATGGAatttaagtaggcctagatCCATAAAGTAATGTGTCTAAGTAAATTACAAATTTGTTTAGAATATAGTACTTTTTAATTACGCCAACTATTCTAGTCAGccaattagcctacataaatgaTACACTGTGGTGGTTTAGTTATGTCACCTAATTGTGTTGTTGCCCCAATCATAAATCCAAACCATGGCTGACATCTCAAACCTATTCAGTGCTATGAAGCATCATGTTTTTGAAGACAAGACATGAAGACATAGACTCCACTGCTTTGCTAAGTGGACCTGAACAAGTTCTGTACATGGTTAAACATGCGGTTAGCTCTCAATAGAAGTAATTAAATGCAAAGTGCCATAGTTTGATTTTCATCAAAacatgttaaataaatataatacaaGGTTGAGTCTTCATATACAATACAAGATTGAGccttaaaagtagcctacagggTCTATTTACAATGTCTATTAACAATTTACACATTTTGATCTATGTTAGAATGGGAAAACagactagcctggctagcgccaccacttctcaatgagacgtggtctgggaaccaaacgttcattttctcgtatttgaaaaaaatgcccagatccgtttattgggtgtctatcaaatgcgtctgtgcatagctcatcttCGTCttgcttccccccccccccccctgttctgtgattggttccctatctcaggcgaaaatttgctccatggtctccaggctgccttagcagcgtgaatcaaatcgcgcgcaaggcagcatgggaacacccaggctaaaaaCAGACACTACTCATATGAGATTATTCTTTTCTATGTGAAAAATAGAAAAGAATAATGAACTGATAAATGCTTGCATTGATTCATCAAGGTATTAAATAACTTGTTTTTCCCATTTTTATGATCACACATATGGTGCCCTGGTTTCTTATCTTTTCTGTGCCTAGCACAGAGGCTTGAATCTGATAAGCAAATGGCTTTATTGGACTGGAAGAGACCTGCAAGTAGCAGGCTTGATTTATCTTTATATAGAAGAAGGTATCATGCTAAAATAACAGTCATATACACTTTCACAATCAAAGAGTATGGGAAGATGCTGTgtcaatgtattttttttattatttaggctaccgtatttatttattttattttgtaatcACATGCTTATTCCATCCTTGAAATTAGGACTCATTTTGTCATACAATGTGTGGTATAAAATTACAGCTTTAGCTTTACGGATCCAGGATAGCATGCATTGAAGTTGAACTTTGCGTCATGCTGTGAAATAGGCTTGATTGTTGATTGGCCAATGTGGGAAATCCCCTATATAGTTTTCAAACTACCCCATTGTGGGGAAGATTTTTTTCCGAGGACCACAATCATAATCATAACAAATGAGCATATGCCATTTGTATTCTCTGAAGTGGCCAGGTTCAGGGCTGGCTAGGCAGGGGCCATGGTGGGCTAAGCCCACCCAAGCATTGTGTCTTGCCCACCCAAACAAAGTCAGGTTTTTTTCAGTTGTGCTTCTGCACAGCGTGCAGCCTCAAACCCAGTTTGGATGTAGATGAGTTGGTGTTGAGTGTAATGGTAGCTAGCTGGTACATAGCCGTgcattataggcctatatatgtgTGTTCGGTAAACCCCCCTCCTGACAGGAAAACTCtggccatttttcacatagatctctgtttctcaaaatCACTGAGTACCCTATGTCGGTACTGATTTTAAAAATGCCCCCAgaggctgtaaccctattacctcaacctattcttgtaTATTCTATATTCTgatatagttttttatattaccttggctacattatacattattctcttatatgtccatacttattttatgctggtctctagactttattcttgcactgttggacttacttattttcaccatcaccatgacactcactctcatagagcaccttacaatgcacactgaattacaggctcagtctcttattttagtatcatgtttatcttctactgtctctattgtacagtggagctttttatatgtacagtatattacttttttttactgtaagtgcatgttgtgtgtgatgtctgtactgagaccttgaatttccccttggggatcaataaagtatttatgtatctatctatctatctagagtgaagcactgtagctgcctggctgctagCTGTTGGTAGGGATGGggatgtattttaaaataaaatataaattaccctaattttaagtgtatcaaaataaactacaaaatgcaTTAGCGAcaccatatatcaaaataaaatactgtatttttgtattttgaaagtaCTCAAAATGTCTTTAAAGTGAGCATGATATCACTTTGTAAACCTTCCATATCTGTCTAGTTAATCTATTCCCTCATCATACTGACTCTGATTAAGTGtacagtgtttgagagcaacagcttttctctgcctacgaGATATGCCATAACCTGCAAACAGTCAGCAGGACAACTATGCCTGTTACATAGTTtaaatactgtatcagagatgcacattaaaaaagtcacaactgaacgTGTCAAGCAGTAcaaagtctctgacattgtcaaTGCATGCCCAGATTAATGTTGCCGGCCAACCACAGAAtcggttccatgtgttccgattggatgattaaagttctcaagaaactgatcattaaagttctcaag is a genomic window of Alosa sapidissima isolate fAloSap1 chromosome 10, fAloSap1.pri, whole genome shotgun sequence containing:
- the nr0b2a gene encoding nuclear receptor subfamily 0 group B member 2a; translated protein: MEYECYCTEDNIQPNAILFNILSRTDNEPVDNNLNYTFAPRRCHCEMRRTVCLKTPGETCKTASDVLVKTINFMKSLPAFHQLPPKDQLALLRSCWAPLFILGLAQERVSFEVTDTPAASMLKRILLNCHENTSMQMEQPPLAGVNTLKSCLKKFWSLDLSPKEYAYLKGTMIFNPDVPDLKATLFIEGLQQQAQHALREVLLPLHPNDRGRFARILLTASSLNAITPSLITELFFRPVIGQTDLLELLTEMLFSK